One stretch of Microbacterium terrae DNA includes these proteins:
- a CDS encoding aspartate aminotransferase family protein, whose product MSITTARPARTEAELQQMAKDHLWMHFARQSVMTEGPGVPIITKGEGHHIWDSQGRKYIDGLAGLFVVAAGHGRKRLAQAAAKQAEELAFFPIWSYAHPAAIELADRIADHAPGDLNKVFFSTGGGEAVETAFKLAKYYWKLQGKPTKHKVISRAVAYHGTPQGALAITGIPAMKSMFEPVTPGGFRVPNTNFYRASDMGAPTGSLEEFGVWAADRIEEMIQFEGPDTVAAVFLEPVQNSGGCFPPPPGYFQRVREICDRYDVLLVSDEVICAFGRIGHMFACDAYGYQPDMITFAKAVTSGYSPLGGTIVSDRIYEPFAHGDTAFYHGYTFGGHPVSAAVALENLDIFEEEGLLERVRENSPIFRSTLEKLTDLPIVGDVRGDGYFFGIELVKDKSTKETFDDDESERLLRGFLSKALFDAGLYCRADDRGDPVIQLAPPLTIGPSEFDEIEQILRSVLTEAWTRL is encoded by the coding sequence ATGTCCATCACGACCGCTCGTCCCGCCCGCACCGAAGCCGAACTGCAGCAGATGGCCAAGGACCACCTCTGGATGCATTTCGCCCGGCAGTCCGTGATGACCGAGGGCCCGGGGGTGCCGATCATCACCAAGGGCGAGGGCCACCACATCTGGGACTCGCAGGGCAGGAAGTACATCGACGGCCTCGCCGGCCTGTTCGTCGTGGCGGCCGGCCACGGCCGCAAGCGCCTCGCTCAGGCCGCGGCGAAGCAGGCTGAAGAGCTGGCGTTCTTCCCGATCTGGTCGTACGCGCACCCCGCCGCGATCGAGCTGGCGGACCGCATCGCCGACCACGCCCCCGGCGACCTCAACAAGGTCTTCTTCTCCACCGGCGGCGGCGAAGCGGTCGAGACCGCGTTCAAACTCGCGAAGTACTACTGGAAGCTCCAGGGCAAGCCCACCAAGCACAAGGTGATCTCGCGCGCGGTGGCCTACCACGGCACCCCGCAGGGCGCGCTCGCGATCACCGGCATCCCGGCCATGAAGTCGATGTTCGAGCCGGTCACCCCCGGCGGGTTCCGGGTGCCGAACACCAACTTCTACCGCGCGTCCGACATGGGGGCGCCCACCGGCAGCCTCGAGGAGTTCGGTGTCTGGGCGGCCGACCGCATCGAGGAGATGATCCAGTTCGAGGGACCCGACACGGTCGCCGCGGTGTTCCTCGAGCCGGTTCAGAACTCGGGCGGATGCTTCCCTCCGCCGCCCGGCTACTTCCAGCGGGTACGCGAGATCTGCGACCGCTACGACGTGCTGCTCGTGTCGGACGAGGTCATCTGCGCGTTCGGGCGCATCGGCCACATGTTCGCGTGCGACGCGTACGGCTACCAGCCCGACATGATCACCTTCGCGAAGGCCGTCACGAGCGGGTACTCGCCGCTCGGCGGCACCATCGTCAGCGACCGCATCTACGAGCCCTTCGCCCACGGAGACACCGCGTTCTATCACGGGTACACCTTCGGCGGACACCCGGTGTCGGCGGCGGTCGCCCTCGAGAACCTCGACATCTTCGAGGAGGAGGGCCTGCTCGAGCGGGTGCGCGAGAACTCGCCGATCTTCCGTTCGACGCTCGAGAAGCTCACCGACCTGCCGATCGTCGGCGACGTGCGCGGCGACGGCTACTTCTTCGGCATAGAGCTGGTCAAGGACAAGTCGACCAAGGAGACGTTCGACGACGACGAGTCGGAGCGGCTGCTGCGCGGATTCCTCTCGAAGGCCCTGTTCGACGCCGGCCTCTACTGCCGCGCCGACGACCGCGGTGACCCCGTGATCCAGCTCGCCCCGCCGCTCACGATCGGACCGAGCGAGTTCGACGAGATCGAGCAGATCCTGCGGAGCGTGCTCACCGAGGCCTGGACCAGGCTCTGA